In Pontimonas salivibrio, the sequence GGTTGGGTTTCTTCAGGGAACAACACCCCCGCGTCGACGACGAGGAGTTTTCCACCCAGTTCAAAGACGGTCATATTCCGCCCCACTTCACCAATTCCGCCCAGCGGAATAATGCGAAGTGTTTCGGAATTTAGTGCGGGGGGATCGAGCAGAGGTTGGGCCACCGTGGGCTCCTTCAATATTTAGCGGGTGGTGCCTGCCACTTTGGGCAGTGCGCCGCCGGCGGCCGCGTTGCGGTCGGGACGGAAGTTAGAAAAGTCGACTCCTGGGACACCGGATACTTCATCGATGTCGGCTTCGATAATGGCCGCCTGGTCGTCTTCTGGACCCACCAGGGGCAGTCGCACCCGCGGTGACGTGATGTGACCCAGGCCGTGGAGGATGTATTTGGTGGCCACCGTGCCAGGTACGTGGGTCATCGTGGCCCGGACGAGGGGCTCCAGAAGCTTGTGGGCCTCTGTGGCCTCCGGCAGGCTGCCGCGGTTTACCGCGTCCACCATGATCCGGTAGGGCTCAGGGGCGATGTTTGCGGTGACACTGATCATGCCCACTCCCCCAATGGAGAGGGTGGGAAGGGCATTGCCGTCATCGCCGGCGAAATACATCAGGTCGGTTTCGTTTAACACCCGGCTGACTTCCATCAGATCGCCCTTGGCGTCCTTCACGGCAAGGATGTTGGGGTGTTTTGCCGCACGAAGAATCGTTTCGTAATTGATGGGCACACCGGTTCGGCCCGGGATGTCATAGAGGATGACGGGTAGGTCAGTGGCGTCGGCAATCAGACGGAAGTGGGTGAGAATGCCCGCCTGGGTGGGCTTGTTGTAATACGGGGTGACCACCATGACCCCATCGGCGCCCGCTTTTTCCGATGCCTTATAGAGCTCGATGGCGTGAGCGGTTTCGTTGGAACCACCACCGGTAATGATCTTGGCCCGACCGGCAGCGACCTGCTTGCCCACGGTGACCAGTTGCAGTTTTTCTTTATCCGTCAAGGTGGAGGTTTCACCAGTGGTGCCGGTCACCACAATGCCGTCAACGCCCTGGTCGACAAGCCCCGCCATCAACGCTTCGGTTGATGGCCAATCCACTTCGCCTTCGGCGTTCATGGGAGTCACCATCGCGACGAGGACCTGACCGAAGGGGTTTTCTCGAATACTCACAGCCTCCAGGCTACCCGGCCCTTGCGTCGGTGTCGTCCACAGGATGCTGCGCACGCTGCGGGGTCTACCGAGGCCGCTCGGCGCCCCAATCACTGAGGAAAGCGGGTAAAAACCAGATTGACCGGGTAAAGCATGCAGAAGCCCGCGCATTATCTGAAGAAACGTCGCCTCAAGCGGTTACGTTCAGCCACACAGTGTCCTGCGGAACACTCCAGCCAGGGACCACCGCAACAGACGTAAAGGACTGCCCCCATGACGCAGAGGGTCGATGCCGAAGCGCTCATCGACTCCGGCATTCTCGAGTGGCCGCGGTCAGGGTCCGGCACAGCACACTCAGCAGACCAAGCCCTCGAGCGCTACTGCGCCCATCTCGTGATCAAAGTGTTCGGCCAGCCTCCCGCGAGCGGTGCCGCTGTCCTGCGTGTCACCGAGCGAGCCCAATGGATCTACCTGGGGGGCTTTGGAAGTACTCACGACATCTCAGACTCCCTCGGAGGTGACCCCTCAGCGTTCGGCACCTCCTACCTCGCCGCTCTCCGGGAGGGCTCTCAGCACATACCCCTCGAGCCTTCGCCTAGTGGAACACGACACTTAGTGGGAATCGACTCGCCCTATTTAGGTGTGATTGCCCTCGACCTCACTGCAGCCCTCTCCATCAGCCCAGGAGCCTTTGAGTTAATCAAACACAGCACCCAATTTTTCTTAGGGGGCCTTCCTCTCACAGAGAGCGCCGGAGGAGTGCGTCGTTTCAGTGGGGATGCCGAATCCTTTTTCTCCCCCCGGCAGTACGAGGTTCTTCAGCTGGTCGCTGACGGAAAGTCCAATACCGAAATCGGCAGAAAACTCTCGATTAGTGCCTCGTTGGCCAAGCTCGAAGTCACGTTTCTCATGCACGCGCTTGGGGCACGCAACCGGCTCGACGCGGTGGTTCAGGCCCAGCGAAGCGGACTGCTTCCCATTTCCTCCACCCGCGCCGAATAGATCGTCGCTATGAACCTACGGCGCAACGCGTCCGTTCGCATTGAACGTTTCAGCCGTCATCGGCATGAGGGGCTCCCAGAAGGCTTCCATCTTTTCGGCAACCATTTCGATTTCTCGCTGCGGGAAGGACGGGAAATGTGTGCCTTCACGTGTGGTGCGGAGGCTTAGAAAGTTCATCAGCGAGCGCGCATTCATGGTCACGTACATGGACGAATACAGCGAGACGGGCAGTGACACTCTGGCGACTTCCCGGGCGATACCCGCATCGAGCATGCGGGTATACGCCTCGTAGCCTGCGGTGCAGGCGGCTTTGATTTCGTCGACGGCCATCTGGTGTTGTTCACTCGTGCCGTCTTCAAATTCGTAGGCGCCAGGTTTTCCCACCTGGACGAGTTTGCGCTCAGGACCGGGAACATAAAACACGGGACGCAGTTCCCG encodes:
- a CDS encoding LuxR C-terminal-related transcriptional regulator, which codes for MTQRVDAEALIDSGILEWPRSGSGTAHSADQALERYCAHLVIKVFGQPPASGAAVLRVTERAQWIYLGGFGSTHDISDSLGGDPSAFGTSYLAALREGSQHIPLEPSPSGTRHLVGIDSPYLGVIALDLTAALSISPGAFELIKHSTQFFLGGLPLTESAGGVRRFSGDAESFFSPRQYEVLQLVADGKSNTEIGRKLSISASLAKLEVTFLMHALGARNRLDAVVQAQRSGLLPISSTRAE
- the thyX gene encoding FAD-dependent thymidylate synthase, which encodes MSEHHEIVFRSDVTVELVRHQASDADVIFAARVSTQGEQTLEGAAAGEQATERDRGLINYLMRDRHGSPFEHNSLTFYVQAPIFVFREFMRHRIASYNEESGRYRELRPVFYVPGPERKLVQVGKPGAYEFEDGTSEQHQMAVDEIKAACTAGYEAYTRMLDAGIAREVARVSLPVSLYSSMYVTMNARSLMNFLSLRTTREGTHFPSFPQREIEMVAEKMEAFWEPLMPMTAETFNANGRVAP
- the dapA gene encoding 4-hydroxy-tetrahydrodipicolinate synthase — protein: MSIRENPFGQVLVAMVTPMNAEGEVDWPSTEALMAGLVDQGVDGIVVTGTTGETSTLTDKEKLQLVTVGKQVAAGRAKIITGGGSNETAHAIELYKASEKAGADGVMVVTPYYNKPTQAGILTHFRLIADATDLPVILYDIPGRTGVPINYETILRAAKHPNILAVKDAKGDLMEVSRVLNETDLMYFAGDDGNALPTLSIGGVGMISVTANIAPEPYRIMVDAVNRGSLPEATEAHKLLEPLVRATMTHVPGTVATKYILHGLGHITSPRVRLPLVGPEDDQAAIIEADIDEVSGVPGVDFSNFRPDRNAAAGGALPKVAGTTR